One Setaria viridis chromosome 7, Setaria_viridis_v4.0, whole genome shotgun sequence genomic region harbors:
- the LOC117865726 gene encoding BTB/POZ and MATH domain-containing protein 1: MSVSFPKNLAPLPPPRCRSLRGAAPCRRPPQPDLLSTPRRLPSHHLLDRPRFLREQTTKMAAALRRPRIRTASRCTAETAHATHRFEVDGFSLHMGLGAGRFIRSAAFTVGGFDWCVRFYPDGLHRADTGDSFCVCLELLSEKAEVRVLYHLRLVHHNGAPWPAFWRNKPTLFTTMEASKNRGLDIFKFIGTSDREASGHIHNDRLVIECDVTVIKEPQVSEVAAISEDLVVPPSDLSVNFGKLLESEEGADVKFIVQGEIFPAHKVIVATRSPVFKAELYGPVGEGNRECITIEDMLAPVFKALLHFIYTDSLPAMEDLGSDDKEMMKHLLVAADRYAMERLKLICEGILCVSLDVETVAIILCLADQHNCRKLKDACIEYINSSDRINEVVASQGYLHLKRACPSVLVDMWEEEKVTKSQKI; the protein is encoded by the coding sequence ATGAGCGTTTCGTTCCCAAAAAATCTCGCTCCCCTTCCCCCACCACGCTGCCGTTCCCTTCGAGgtgccgcgccgtgccgccgtcCCCCGCAACCAGATCTACTCTCCACGCCGCGCCGCCTTCCCTCTCATCACCTCCTCGATCGACCTCGGTTTCTCCGCGAGCAAACCACAAAAATGGCGGCGGCACTTCGGCGTCCAAGGATCAGGACGGCGTCGCGGTGCACGGCGGAGACGGCGCACGCCACGCACAGGTTCGAGGTCGACGGGTTCAGTCTGCACATGGGTCTCGGCGCCGGCCGCTTCATCCGGTCCGCCGCCTTCACCGTCGGCGGCTTCGACTGGTGCGTCCGCTTCTACCCCGATGGACTCCACAGAGCGGATACCGGAGACTCGTTCTGTGTCTGTCTGGAGCTTCTGAGCGAGAAAGCCGAGGTGAGGGTGCTCTATCACCTCAGATTGGTGCACCACAACGGAGCACCGTGGCCAGCCTTCTGGCGGAACAAACCGACGCTGTTTACCACCATGGAGGCGAGTAAGAACCGTGGCTTGGACATATTCAAGTTCATTGGCACGAGCGATAGGGAAGCCTCTGGGCACATACACAATGACCGCCTCGTGATCGAGTGCGACGTCACTGTTATCAAGGAACCACAGGTATCCGAGGTGGCGGCGATCTCTGAGGATCTGGTGGTGCCTCCTTCAGACTTGTCGGTCAACTTTGGAAAATTGTTGGAGTCAGAGGAGGGAGCAGATGTGAAATTCATTGTTCAAGGGGAGATTTTCCCTGCACACAAGGTTATTGTCGCGACACGATCACCAGTCTTCAAGGCGGAGCTCTACGGGCCTGTAGGGGAGGGAAACAGGGAGTGCATAACAATTGAAGACATGCTGGCTCCTGTTTTCAAGGCATTGCTTCACTTCATCTACACAGACTCATTGCCCGCAATGGAGGATCTTGGCAGCGATGACAAGGAAATGATGAAACACCTGCTTGTGGCTGCAGATAGATATGCCATGGAGAGGCTCAAGCTGATTTGTGAGGGAATTCTTTGCGTAAGTCTTGATGTTGAAACTGTTGCAATCATCCTATGTCTAGCAGACCAGCATAACTGCAGAAAGCTCAAAGATGCTTGCATTGAGTATATCAACTCTTCAGATAGAATAAATGAGGTGGTGGCAAGCCAAGGGTATCTGCACCTGAAAAGGGCATGCCCTTCTGTCCTTGTGGATATGTGGGAGGAGGAGAAagtgaccaaatctcaaaaaattTAG